Genomic segment of Candidatus Eremiobacterota bacterium:
TTTCCATCAGGGTTTTGCCTGCCGGCCGCCATGGCATGCTGTGTCATGGCGGTGCAGCGTAGCAGGTCGCTGCTGTCGGGCCCCCAGAGTCTCTCAAAGAGCTCTTATTTATTTACAGCGTCAACCATGCCTCTTCCGTCATGGTGCCCGTGACCACTCCACCCGCTTGTGAGGCTATCAAGGAGGCCACTGAGGAATCCTGCCCCTCCGGAAGATCCACGAAGAGCTAATTGGCCACGAAGAGGAAATGCTCGTCAGGGTCCGTTGCAATGGAAGCGGTGTCGGGCTCAAGAAAAGACTGTGCGCCTTCGCCGCCGGATTGAAATGAAACGGATTCGGTTCCTCCCCCCCCCCCGCACCCTGAAGATAGCAAGACCAGGCAGACGAGCACCAGGAAATACCAACGGGAAGTTATCATAGCGAATCTCCTTTCAGGGGGCTCGAAGGGGCGGCGGGAAAAAGCCGTGCTGCGATAGTCATGATAACCTTCGACACCACGGGTGGTGAAGACCTGCCTCTTTCGCCAGGCTACTGCGGACTTACACGCGCTCCAGGGCATATCGTCAGCGGGCTCATACTCCCAGGTCTATTTCAACAAGTATCAGTAACAGGCTCTTGATGAGAAAGGATCCTGCCTGGCATGTTCCATCTCCAGGTGTGAGCCCTCCAGGTTAAAGGCTTATTCTGTCGGTGGGAAAATCGCCCCTGCGCCATTTATCGCTTACAGGGTAGGTACCCGCCTTCATTTCATTAGCCACCTCAGAGAGCGTGGGTTCATCATCTGCCTTTTTCCCTGCATCCTTCGGTGCCTTTTCCCCGCCGTGGCTCTTTACCTTCTTTTCAGCCTGCAGATCCTCGGCTTCCTGTGAGAAAGAGGTGAGCTCTTTTGAGCCGCTCACCATCTTCCCGTCCACGGGGGGACCGAAGGAGGCATCCTGCCTGAATTCGCCGGGGCCGTCCTTGATCTTCACCTCGGAGCCCTGCCTGATGGTACCGACCTGCTTGCTGCCCCCGCCGCCCCCATCGGAAATTCCGCTGATTGAGCCGATCTGCTTGTCTGACATTGGATTCTGCCTCCTTGTGCTGTGGTGCGGTTCTTATGCTTCGAAGCATATCCTGCCTGAGAACCTACAATATGAGAATTATAGCAGTTTGCGGCAGTGATAACAATAGAATATTGCCATATAATTGTGAACGAGTTGCCAAAATTTTGCAAGAAAAAGAGAGCTGCATCACCTGATACGGCTTTCATGCAGTCACTCTATGAGTTCAGGCATTCAGCCTATTCGTAAAGGCTGAACTTGCCGGCCTGGATCTTGTTCCCCACCATCGTGGCCAGGGTGCCGCCAGCCATAAGCCCTGCCAGGGCCCCCACCGGGCCGAGGGCAAGCCCCGCCGCGATGGCTCCCGCCACGGCCGCCCCTGTAACGGGGTAGTGGCTCATCATCGAGTTTAAGAAGCCACCGTTCCTGTTATAGACCAGCTGGGCCCCCTCGATCTTCTGGAAGGCGTTGGGACCTACGTAAGGCTTTCCCATGAAAGTGGTGAGAGGTGTCTCGATGGGGTTGGGCATGGCTTTCAGGGCCTTCTGCACAAGCTCCACGCAGTAAAAGGCGCTGTCATCATTCTGATCAAAGACATCGTCATAAGGCTTGCCAAGCTGGGCCCGGGCATAGTCAAGGGCAGCCTTCTTATCATCCTCGGTCTTGTAGGGAGGCCTGATGATGGCAATATTGGCCCTGTCGTTGAGATATTCATTCACATCCCTTCTCTGCACCTCGGAGCTCGCCTCGAGGAGCTGACCATTCCCCTCGTAGATGGCTGCGTGGGTGTAATCAGAGGAAAAGACGATCTTCTCCAGGACCTGCCAGTTGGGGTAGGCGTCATTGGTCTCAAGGAAGATGTCGCCGGGCTGAAGGAGGTCCAGCACCTTCTTTTTCTCATCTTCAGGGAATTTCTGCGTCGTCGTGGGGACCCTGATGTTCAGGATACGGTCGGTGAAGAACCCGCCCATTTTCTGCTTCAGTGAGCCGCCGGTACCTGACAGGGCGAGGGAATCGGCTGAAAAGCAGGAAACGACCTGCTCGCCATTGGCCTCCTTTGGGATTCCCTTTGAGGCAGATGGGGAAATGGCCCTGTAATGGGCATTCGGGCTGTTCATGATCTCTTTCATAATGGTGCCCCCTGTCGCACGATCTTTTGATTATTATAACAAGGCGCCCGGCAAGACGCAATAAAATCCCGCCAAGAGGAAGAAGAGGGGGGGGTGAATTCCCTAGACCCTCAGGAATATCTTTTTCCTGTAAAGGTAGTGGAGGACAAGCCACCAGAGAAAAATGTAAGTGAAGGTGTAAAACCAGCTCCCCATGACGGCGCCCATCGAGGAAGTGAGTCCCGTGATATACCATTGCTGCATGCTTGCCATCCTGCCGTCGGCGAGGCGCATTTTCCACTCCTGGAATATCCAGAGCTTGACGCAGATGGGCACCACGTAGGCAAAGATGGCATTGGACCCGAAGACAATAAGGGGATAGGCCCAGCGCCGCAGTCCTTTCATGTCAATGATGAAATAGAGGATTCCCAGGGTGATGGAGGCCGTGCCTGCCATGAGCAGGATG
This window contains:
- a CDS encoding YiiX/YebB-like N1pC/P60 family cysteine hydrolase, translating into MKEIMNSPNAHYRAISPSASKGIPKEANGEQVVSCFSADSLALSGTGGSLKQKMGGFFTDRILNIRVPTTTQKFPEDEKKKVLDLLQPGDIFLETNDAYPNWQVLEKIVFSSDYTHAAIYEGNGQLLEASSEVQRRDVNEYLNDRANIAIIRPPYKTEDDKKAALDYARAQLGKPYDDVFDQNDDSAFYCVELVQKALKAMPNPIETPLTTFMGKPYVGPNAFQKIEGAQLVYNRNGGFLNSMMSHYPVTGAAVAGAIAAGLALGPVGALAGLMAGGTLATMVGNKIQAGKFSLYE